Part of the uncultured Methanobrevibacter sp. genome is shown below.
CATTTGGTTTGGTGGCTATCATCTTAAACTTCATTACTGAAGATGGTGAAGGCGGATCTGAACCTGTTGAAGAAATGGTTTCAGGTATTGAAGGCGTTGCCAGTATTGAAATTACTGGTGTCGGAAGATTAATGTAAGATTGATTTTCTGTAGT
Proteins encoded:
- a CDS encoding elongation factor 1-beta gives rise to the protein MGEVLTTMKIMPDSPEVDLEAIKSTIESSMPEGAKIHEITEEPIAFGLVAIILNFITEDGEGGSEPVEEMVSGIEGVASIEITGVGRLM